In one Bactrocera tryoni isolate S06 chromosome 5, CSIRO_BtryS06_freeze2, whole genome shotgun sequence genomic region, the following are encoded:
- the LOC120777030 gene encoding uncharacterized protein LOC120777030 has protein sequence MGMERQQQQHRRTNASSQSTEQGQGQQRQQSPAPASCEAVTLRVANPIDNSTTRQRRTREDNVSGRNQFANRVLCRTPPPVYDSLPATPPPSYTPHSAGVAAGVVGVPTAEGRAVVGVDVPHRAEVWQQCQAFSAPHCGNNVADYVEVLLPAGGVGYQQPLGQQRAQQQLVQLVENVAPTVGQQQEQQSEPGFEAQVQVGEQQQQQLQLQQQQQQNLRRRRRLHLLQQQRLSNINATSTDSTSSGSNCSLSNRNNNNNSNNYHFYSANPIVGVSGPDVGGGGSSSDSETYARLPIGSERRRQRRQQRIGRGLRDAYCPDLLHACSLILHQQNEPTLEPNETSNDSSVSNFTATPPRRTHSRCSTEYVEIDELRPVARDREGERFRDLQPNNWQPQVERAISTPELRPCAYNEGVVGVSLNLEDTAGRENVEYQRLATNSTQRDMGQNLSLRRPRISLTWVLREQQQQQQQQQQETQNEIQTPLNGDDEPTTTNCKQLGNGSVETPNNNNGCVNGLLTTKQRTEVVPTQLTTTCTTNTATTTTTTTTKRYRLKQLPGSTDPLNGYATTPTAHMPANALAPQKFFSNQNLLEYRDKTRAPSRELLFVCTPQRLPKSYDNSEALSLAKKRNEIRKRLAAKMATLQANGRANADGAEANQLVKNGCGATVAVGGVLTPNGIVLEKDELKSLKGTYSEPSLIAASEGQHRRHRHRKRRERNRGPKFGYEISNVDEFLSKCSLAAPGNIPVVLSAASTLYQTRPGQHQIEIPLPLGMVVNAVFKNQNWLYVQTPHAEEGYVVYSCCLPLGILPPNVRSGAAVNNKPAPCWESNGDIFPRPGGNMTDSEKEIRLRGGTRSDGARTPRGKRGDAVGTDVDTANGNATPIISTTASTCGEHQVDRLYLRAASQPRLVEKAYAQLKSTKQALALRNAGNDEYVTLQQQQQHQQQQHKSKLHVQKHMQQQQQQLQQLQHKPLINGSYITNGHNGQHLHPKNTNNAAALSVASNATPSVTSMSHSASFAANSTANGSVKHTKLQQHASVLHIASRKQHGLRQTLVAINTDYSTESIVLHKGEIVTLCECRESKDHRQWFYVRTRDGREGYIPAEVAGHGYL, from the exons ATGGGTATGG aacgccaacagcaacaacacagaCGTACAAACGCCAGCAGTCAGAGCACCGAGCAAGGGCAAGGACAGCAGCGTCAACAATCGCCTGCACCCGCCAGTTGCGAAGCTGTTACGCTTCGAGTGGCAAATCCTATAGACAACTCGACGACGCGTCAACGTCGCACGCGCGAAGACAACGTGAGTGGGCGGAATCAGTTTGCTAATCGTGTGTTGTGCCGAACGCCGCCGCCGGTCTACGATTCACTGCCAGCTACACCACCGCCCTCGTACACGCCGCACAGCGCGGGTGTGGCTGCGGGTGTTGTTGGCGTGCCCACAGCTGAAGGCCGAGCCGTAGTCGGCGTTGATGTACCCCATAGAGCGGAAGTCTGGCAGCAATGTCAAGCTTTCAGCGCCCCTCATTGTGGCAATAATGTCGCAGATTATGTCGAAGTTTTACTGCCGGCCGGTGGTGTTGGATATCAGCAGCCGCTGGGGCAGCAACGAGCGCAGCAGCAATTAGTGCAACTTGTCGAGAATGTGGCACCAACAGTTGGCCAGCAGCAAGAGCAACAGTCAGAGCCAGGGTTTGAAGCACAAGTACAAGTTGGagaacaacagcagcagcaactacagctacaacaacaacaacagcaaaacttGCGGCGCCGTAGACGTCTGCATTTGCTGCAGCAACAGCGTTTATCGAATATCAACGCGACGAGTACGGACAGCACGAGCAGCGGCAGCAACTGCAGCCTCAGTAAtagaaacaataacaacaacagcaacaattatcATTTCTACAGCGCCAATCCGATTGTTGGTGTCAGTGGCCCTGACGTCGGCGGCGGCGGTAGCAGCAGTGATAGCGAAACCTACGCTCGCTTGCCAATCGGAAGCGAACGACGACGTCAGCGTCGCCAACAGCGCATTGGTCGTGGCTTAAGGG ATGCCTATTGTCCCGACTTGCTTCACGCTTGTTCCTTAATCCTACATCAGCAGAACGAACCCACACTTGAACCCAACGAGACCAGCAACGACAGTTCCGTAAGCAATTTCACAGCTACGCCACCACGTCGCACACACAGTCGTTGCTCTACAGAATATGTGGAAATAGATGAACTCCGTCCGGTGGCACGCGATCGAGAGGGCGAACGATTTAGAGATCTACAACCCAACAATTGGCAACCGCAGGTGGAACGTGCTATTAGCACACCCGAACTCCGACCATGCGCCTATAATGAGGGAGTTGTAGGCGTGTCTTTAAACCTGGAGGACACTGCAGGCAGGGAAAACGTCGAGTACCAAAGATTAGCAACGAACTCAACGCAACGGGACATGGGTCAGAACTTAAGCTTACGCCGGCCGCGTATCTCACTGACTTGGGTATTAAgagaacagcaacaacaacagcagcaacagcaacaggaGACACAAAACGAAATACAAACGCCTCTGAATGGCGATGACGAGCCGACTACAACAAACTGCAAGCAGCTCGGCAATGGCTCTGTAGAGACGCCAAATAATAATAACGGTTGTGTAAACGGTTTGCTAACGACAAAACAACGCACCGAAGTGGTGCCAACACAGTTGACCACCACCTGCACGACGAATACAGCtactaccacaacaacaacgacaacgaaACGTTATCGCCTCAAACAGCTGCCTGGCAGCACGGATCCACTCAATGGGTACGCGACCACACCCACCGCACATATGCCAGCCAATGCATTGGCACCACAGAAATTCTTCAGCaatcaaaatttattggaaTATCGAGATAAAACTCGCGCCCCATCACGCGAACTGCTCTTCGTCTGTACGCCACAGCGTTTGCCGAAAAGTTACGACAACAGTGAAGCGCTTTCGTTGGCCAAAAAGCGCAATGAGATACGTAAGCGGCTCGCAGCGAAGATGGCAACACTGCAGGCGAATGGCAGAGCCAATGCGGACGGTGCTGAGGCCAATCAATTGGTCAAAAATGGCTGTGGTGCAACGGTAGCAGTAGGTGGCGTGCTCACGCCCAACGGTATTGTGCTCGAAAAAGATGAACTAAAGTCGCTAAAGGGTACATACTCCGAACCGAGCTTGATCGCCGCCTCGGAAGGGCAACACCGTCGTCATCGGCATCGCAAACGGCGTGAACGTAATCGTGGACCAAAGTTCGGCTATGAGATAAGCAATGTGGATGAGTTTCTGTCGAAGTGTTCGCTGGCAGCGCCCGGCAACATACCAGTGGTGCTCTCTGCCGCAAGCACGTTGTACCAAACGCGTCCGGGTCAGCATCAAATTGAAATTCCACTACCGCTTGGCATGGTCGTAAATGcggtattcaaaaatcaaaactgGTTATATGTACAAACGCCACATGCCGAGGAGGGCTATGTCGTCTACTCGTGTTGTCTGCCGCTCGGCATACTGCCACCGAATGTGCGCAGCGGCGCCGCGGTTAACAACAAACCAGCACCTTGCTGGGAGTCCAACGGTGATATATTTCCACGTCCCGGCGGCAATATGACCGACTCCGAGAAGGAGATACGTCTGCGTGGTGGCACACGTTCCGATGGTGCACGTACGCCACGCGGCAAGCGCGGCGATGCCGTCGGCACCGATGTGGATACGGCGAATGGCAATGCCACGCCCATTATTTCCACAACCGCCTCCACGTGCGGCGAACATCAGGTGGATCGGCTCTATTTGCGTGCGGCCTCACAGCCGCGTCTAGTCGAGAAAGCGTACGCGCAACTCAAGTCCACGAAGCAGGCGTTGGCGCTGCGTAATGCCGGCAATGATGAATACGTCACgcttcagcaacaacaacaacatcaacagcagcagcacaaGTCAAAGTTGCACGTGCAGAaacacatgcaacaacaacagcaacagctgcaGCAGCTGCAACACAAGCCGCTCATCAACGGCTCGTATATAACGAACGGCCACAACGGCCAGCATCTTCATCCAAAGAATACCAACAATGCGGCGGCGTTGAGTGTGGCCTCAAATGCCACGCCCAGCGTCACCAGCATGTCACACAGCGCCAGCTTTGCGGCCAACTCAACCGCAAATGGCAGCGTGAAGCACACCAAGTTACAACAACACGCCAGCGTGCTGCACATTGCGAGTCGCAAGCAGCATGGCTTGCGTCAGACGCTCGTCGCCATCAACACCGACTACTCCACCGAGAGCATTGTGCTGCACAAGGGCGAAATTGTGACGCTCTGTGAGTGTCGTGAGTCCAAAGATCATCGCCAGTGGTTCTATGTGCGCACGCGCGACGGACGCGAGGGTTACATACCCGCCGAGGTGGCCGGTCATGGCTACCTGTAG